In one Epinephelus lanceolatus isolate andai-2023 chromosome 19, ASM4190304v1, whole genome shotgun sequence genomic region, the following are encoded:
- the ajm1 gene encoding apical junction component 1 homolog, producing the protein MTRTDPPDILVSTVHRDIKVVPISSHYKSLQPSKQCDFINYSTLEDSKSKVNKRHCRTFDYRSLEYPKLHKYSMESPYKKADRHAANPDAAWNALGHQQRYRFSAPDIFSHRLTPQPMAADMTSEVVVPEQKIRTRSKSAPRVQTSLTPVSFEGSSSSGRKGRESQRAPRDTRWRPEVSPRRESSHAAARAHIHEVHPIKLQPQMGDSSRYSPHYAADNTEDGGLDKPATSPHVRCRVDIKPDDAALHHSGRKQATPQVDIPLQRHHSGGSRSLTVPRHFSYSRTPTPTDSLGTEGRQAYQYSRSMPNSYLQPMEIPLQRMPSSGDYYGRERRAHSSPNVPTKFFYADDPGRYVTTAPPQPSSCFHNEHYTPGRTYTPKVQYVQDPRTRMVHAVATRPFYPEMEPYPYSVQTGYPKPYAANEPGPYIIQTPPTRIFYGDDPRSYQIQTAPPRFYYSSDMYAMPPEHHIPARAYYTEGRRHARVIQAQTDDWYGSDASGYSTNPASYVSQVTPTRVHQEPVLAPWYANPCLETQRIGTDSKSYSRSWDNILNSRVEREQPLPVQRGQSYDDLLDSRKPAAVSGDKPQPVVVNLSSSPRRYAALSMSDNSLIDKSPTETSKSTTSKLWFVTPEITITDNDIRPGKLNKAEGRSASWDILDSRSPEGPDLSQHDFESSTKEKTHDNASLQQSLEQLDELLADLVTDYKPPSRRASEDILDQLKKLIDEEEAVSLSRKSSKACAEEPAPLDKQPTSIRMTPDAFRDMDGASDAMKSADECSPDQSPDEDDTMMCSNNKCRRTETLFNACLYFKSCHSCYTYYCSRNCRREDWDIHKESCLYGRIGSICRHIIKHCRETVEVHKVFSRIAKVGYLSRGRGVLFLGFPNPASSSNFLQYGLDSLLMSPTYLSLRELESFKDNLGEYCKELQEAGKEYDPNECFILNVSIAVGDQLPDGPSPRNQAPTVRKYAKVALASFSPERKVHKKESDMETLILTPPPGTADIDKEGEEGRKAREICFINIQRELRIRGVFLRHEYPQVYQQLCEFVESNRRFTPTTIYPIDKRTGKQFMCMIMAASEPRTLDWVGTPHLLDDII; encoded by the coding sequence ATGACACGCACAGACCCTCCTGACATACTGGTATCAACTGTGCATCGAGATATAAAAGTTGTCCCCATTTCTTCACACTACAAATCCTTGCAACCCTCCAAACAATGTGATTTCATAAATTACAGCACACTGGAGGACAGTAAGAGCAAAGTCAATAAGAGGCACTGCCGCACCTTTGACTATAGGTCATTGGAGTACCCAAAGTTACACAAATACTCAATGGAGTCCCCATACAAGAAGGCTGATAGGCATGCAGCTAACCCAGATGCTGCCTGGAATGCCTTGGGCCACCAGCAGAGATACCGCTTTTCTGCTCCGGACATTTTTAGCCATAGGTTAACTCCTCAACCAATGGCTGCAGATATGACCAGTGAAGTAGTTGTCCCTGAACAAAAAATAAGGACCAGGTCAAAAAGTGCCCCTCGGGTCCAGACCAGTCTCACTCCTGTGTCTTTTGAAGGCTCCTCATCTTCGGGGAGGAAGGGCAGGGAGTCACAAAGGGCTCCAAGAGACACTCGCTGGAGACCAGAAGTATCACCACGTAGGGAGTCCTCCCATGCAGCAGCTAGGGCTCATATACATGAAGTTCATCCCATTAAGTTGCAGCCTCAAATGGGTGACAGCAGTAGATACTCACCTCACTATGCTGCTGATAATACTGAGGATGGAGGGCTGGATAAACCCGCAACTAGCCCTCATGTCAGGTGTAGGGTAGACATCAAGCCTGATGATGCAGCATTGCATCATTCAGGACGCAAACAGGCTACACCACAAGTGGACATACCCTTGCAGAGGCACCACAGTGGGGGGAGTAGGAGTCTGACTGTGCCACGCCATTTCTCCTACTCAAGAACACCAACTCCCACTGATTCGTTAGGTACAGAGGGTAGGCAAGCTTATCAATATTCTCGCAGCATGCCAAATAGTTACTTACAACCCATGGAAATTCCCTTGCAAAGAATGCCATCATCAGGTGATTACTATGGTAGGGAACGAAGAGCTCATTCCAGTCCGAATGTGCCAACCAAATTCTTTTATGCAGATGACCCTGGGAGATATGTTACTACTGCTCCTCCTCAACCAAGTTCTTGCTTTCACAATGAACATTACACACCAGGACGAACATATACTCCAAAAGTGCAATACGTGCAAGATCCAAGGACTCGAATGGTACATGCTGTAGCTACAAGACCCTTTTATCCTGAGATGGAGCCCTATCCTTACTCTGTGCAGACAGGGTATCCCAAACCCTATGCAGCAAATGAACCAGGGCCATACATTATACAGACACCTCCAACAAGAATATTTTATGGTGATGATCCAAGGTCTTATCAAATCCAGACTGCTCCGCCAAGGTTTTATTATTCCAGCGACATGTATGCAATGCCACCAGAGCATCATATCCCAGCAAGGGCATATTACACAGAGGGCCGAAGACATGCTAGAGTCATTCAGGCACAAACAGATGACTGGTATGGCTCAGATGCATCTGGTTATTCCACCAATCCTGCCTCTTATGTATCTCAAGTCACTCCAACCAGAGTCCATCAAGAACCAGTGTTAGCACCCTGGTATGCCAACCCATGTTTAGAGACTCAAAGAATTGGCACAGATTCAAAATCTTACTCAAGGTCCTGGGACAATATTCTCAACTCTCGAGTAGAGAGGGAACAACCTCTTCCTGTACAACGGGGTCAGAGCTATGATGATCTTCTTGACTCCAGGAAGCCTGCAGCAGTCTCGGGTGACAAACCGCAACCAGTGGTGGTCAATCTTTCCAGTTCACCAAGACGCTATGCAGCCTTATCAATGTCTGATAACTCACTAATTGACAAAAGCCCAACAGAGACATCAAAGAGCACGACTAGTAAACTCTGGTTTGTCACTCCTGAGATAACAATCACTGATAATGACATTCGACCAGGGAAACTTAATAAGGCTGAAGGACGGTCTGCCAGTTGGGACATTCTTGACTCCAGAAGCCCAGAGGGTCCAGACCTGTCTCAGCATGACTTTGAAAGCTCAACCAAAGAGAAGACACATGACAATGCCTCACTACAGCAAAGCCTTGAACAACTTGATGAACTTCTGGCAGATCTTGTGACTGATTATAAGCCACCCAGTAGAAGGGCAAGTGAGGACATTCTTGATCAATTAAAGAAGTTAATTGATGAGGAAGAAGCAGTATCTCTATCCAGAAAGAGCTCAAAGGCCTGTGCAGaggaaccagctcctcttgatAAGCAGCCAACCTCAATAAGAATGACCCCTGATGCTTTTCGAGACATGGACGGGGCCAGTGATGCAATGAAGAGTGCAGATGAGTGCTCCCCAGATCAGAGCCCAGATGAAGATGATACAATGATGTGCTCAAACAACAAATGCCGGAGGACAGAGACCCTGTTTAATGCTTGCCTATATTTTAAATCCTGCCACAGCTGCTACACTTACTACTGCTCTCGTAACTGTCGCAGGGAGGACTGGGACATTCATAAAGAAAGCTGCCTGTATGGAAGAATTGGCAGCATATGCCGTCACATCATCAAACACTGCCGGGAGACTGTTGAAGTCCACAAAGTCTTCTCCCGTATTGCCAAAGTTGGCTACCTTTCTCGAGGTAGAGGAGTTCTGTTTCTTGGTTTTCCAAATCCTGCATCATCTAGTAACTTCCTGCAGTATGGTCTTGATAGTCTACTGATGTCTCCTACATACCTGTCCCTCCGAGAGCTTGAAAGCTTCAAGGACAACCTAGGGGAGTATTGTAAGGAGCTGCAAGAAGCTGGTAAAGAGTACGACCCTAATGAATGTTTCATCTTGAATGTATCCATTGCTGTTGGTGACCAGTTGCCCGATGGGCCATCACCAAGGAATCAAGCTCCAACTGTCAGAAAATATGCAAAGGTAGCACTGGCTTCCTTTAGCCCTGAAAGGAAGGTTCACAAGAAAGAGAGTGACATGGAAACGCTGATCCTCACTCCACCCCCTGGAACAGCAGATATTgacaaagagggagaggaaggcaGGAAGGCCAGGGAAATCTGTTTTATCAATATACAACGGGAGTTAAGGATTCGAGGGGTTTTCCTACGACACGAATACCCACAGGTAtatcagcagctctgtgagtttGTGGAAAGTAACAGAAGGTTCACACCCACAACTATTTATCCTATTGACAAGAGGACAGGTAAACAGTTTATGTGCATGATTATGGCTGCCTCTGAGCCCAGGACGTTGGACTGGGTAGGCACTCCTCATCTCCTTGATGATATTATTTGA